A segment of the Populus nigra chromosome 12, ddPopNigr1.1, whole genome shotgun sequence genome:
TAATAATAGCACAAGTCCCAGCTTTATCTCCTCCAAAGACTTATCTTTGTCTAACATTCAAAACTAGTATAAATTACCATACAAAGATAAACTAGCCATGTATCAAGCAACCAAtcaattctaaaataattaGCTCCGTGATATAGAAACAGCCGAACTGATTTACCATGACATTCGACTTTAGTTTGATTAGGTCTCTGGCCAGATTGTCACTTTTTGCCCAAATAAGGCAATTCTGACACTGCAATCTCTCGACCTGAAAACTTCAGCAATCAAGCATAAGGACTACATTACTAAGAAAGACATGTTAACTAAAAATTTATGTTAGACAATATAACAAGATTATCACATGGCCAAAAGACCAATACTGATAATGGAAGCTTCCACATTCATCAATAGCAtcattttttcaagtaaattaTTCAGGGCTAGCTGTTCTCAATGCATAAGGCCAACTTCTTAGATCTGCAGATTCAAGCCCCTTCATAATGtttctaaaaaagctataacCATATATTGATTCAAAATTCACATTCAATGCATAATAAAAAACCTCCAAGCAACAAATCAATTGACTATCTAACAGTTGTTagatagtttaaattttctcTGCTTAACAAAAACCAAGATGCATAACTAGATTTTTCAAGACgacaataaagaaagaaaaggtgtgAAAGCTAAGATGGGAGGGGGAAActaaataaaagcataaaacTACATCATGCATGTTAAGCACCCAAGTTATCAAGGTGCTTGCCACACAAACCTTGTTGAGGACTGATCCAGAATTAATCTAGGGGGTGTGGGGGAATGTTCAGTTTTAATTTCAGGGGTCCATTTCAAAATAGGCTTtaaaaatgacccaaatgggaggtttcaaataatttttcatagatGGATTGGGTGGGGGGAACCCTTGGAAAATCAGGATGTACCTGCAATTTATCcccatatattattattaaaccttGAATTTCCCATATCTCCCACATCTATTATCATAAATGTCAGAAACGAAAGCCACCAATCAAGATAATCATTAAAGACCACAACTAAGATCTTAATATTTGGTACAAGTTTGTTAATGATATGTTGACATGAGGTATCAAGTGTCtagatatatattataaatcaattataaagaaaaacttaCACTCCATCTTTTCCTTAGTGAGTGGTCTGGTTACTTGGCCTATATTGCGATTGACTTTTCTCATGTGGAAGATTATCCGAAAATACAACAACTATGAGTTCATGAACACATTTTAGAGCTgttaaaatcaaatgttaaagaaaTGCAGACATCCATCAAGAATAGCTGGGTTATTACTCAACAAATTCTCACAAAAAGCTGCATAACCACTTTCCATTAACTTTTATAGGTCTGAATGGTAAAATTAGTAACTGCAGTCCAGTACTAGATACAGAAACAACTGTGGGAAATGAATACTTTTATGCATTTTATGCTAAACTATCGAGAGAATAAAACACATACATAAATgatcaaaaatgaaaagaaggaGAGCAAGCAGAAACTCACAACAGCGAGAATATCCTTCGCAAGTCCCTTTTCATATGATGGAGGTCCAACTTTTGCATCCAGAATCACCTGCCGAACTGAACTTGATACCAACTGGAAATTTATGTAAAATATGGTCAGAGAAATAATGTTTATTGCCAAAGATTATAGATAATAAACCGAAAATAACAGTACAGAAATTAAAACAGTGTATAGCATgtgacttttaatttaatcagcATAATTATGAAAAAGCAAGTGCAATTGTTGAAGAATGTGTATAAGTAAAATAGTAGGAGGAAGAAAGAGTGGAAGGGTCCAGGGAATACCATCAAAGCATCTTCAATAGTGGGAACTGTATGATTATGAAAATCCTGTGCAGACTGGTGATGTACACCTAATTCTTTAATCTACAACCACAAACTAACATATAGTCTTAATCAACAGCACTCATAGATGTTTTCcaatatgaatgaaaaatacataaattcaaGACTAAAAATGTCATTAGTTAATTGACTGAATCAATTCATGGATTCCAAGAACAGAAAAAGATCCCTCTTGGTTGAGATAAACACAAATATCTGATAAGTTCACCAAGCGACCTAGAGCATACATATAAATCAATATGATTGAAGAAAGATAACGGCAAAGTTAcatatctaaaaagaaaaaaaaagtaagattttgaatgttttattttacttatggacaaaataacaaaattctaaTTGGATCGGTGGATCATTTTTCAGTCATTCATTGAATGATAAATCACTAAAAGTGACAGAGATGCACGATTTAAATAACAGAAGATCCAATATTTAACAATTGTATCAAAAATGACTGGAAAGGTGGAAAGAAGTCCAGGTATAATTTGATCATTATGTGCAAATCCAAAATCCTTGTTTACATACTTAGTTTAAGACTTGAAAGAAACTACTCAGGATTTGAGGAGGTAAAAACTAACAAGCACATCGAAAAAATAACTGCATTTACTATAACAGTATCAGAGAAACTTAACAACATAGTTGAAAATATAGCCAAGTCAGCAATTCTAACCTCTTTCATGCTCAAGTGCCCAACTTTAGAAGTACTGTTACCAGATATCCGCTGCAAATCCCTGGCTGTGTCATGTGAAAATGAAGATTCGGAACAGCAGAAATATAACTTCATATACCAAGAATCTAAAGCTATTAAACTTATACTTGAAACAAGGACACGATCCacattcaagtaaaaaaattgtCGAAGATGAATTATCACATATCCATAACGTGAGGTTTGAAATGGAATACAAAATGATTATTCAGCAAACCATATGAAAGATCGGGATGCAAAAGGTACAACCATATCTTTGTACCAATGATATAGAAACTACGTAAAACATACAATTTACATAGGCAGGCAATAAATCACTGTTTCAATGATCATTCAGATTCTTAAACAGACTGGaaagattaataataataataataataataataataatccgaATATACCTGTCATGGAGAGCAAATAAAACTCCATCTTTAGAACGAGAAACATCAATCTCAAGGCAATCTACTTTAGAACGAAGTGCTAAATGATACGCAGCCATCTACATatatgtaaggaaaaaaaactaatgctaATACATATCAAAATTCcttaatccaaaaaaataaatatccaaattctgatttttttactttcttttttaagaaaagaaaacataagctTACAGTATTAGGGAAGGCATTGATTGAATCACCTCCATGAGCACAAACAAGTGGCGGATCATTAAGCCACCCACACTTCTTTAATTGCGTCTGcacaaacattttcaaaaagaaaaaaaatgaaatcaactaaaaaacagaaaaggaaagcaagattaattgaaaactaaaaatgaGAGATAAAAGGGGTTACTTGATGGAGGCGACGGAGCTTGAAGTGGAAAAAAATGGGAGGCAAGAGAGCAACGAAGGCAAGTATTATTATGATATACCGAAATGATTTTCTTGAACCGGAAAATTTCAGTTTAGGGAATCGATTATTGCGCCAGCGGCCTTGATATCTCTGTAGCAGCGATGGTTGATGTctccttcctcctcctcctcctcctcctcctagtGTAGTGGAGATCGCCATTTGGACACTCACTCGTAACTGATGACCTAcgaattatttttctcttcgcTTTTTTACAGATGGAGACTgttttaccttcttttttcCCCCTGAAATCTGAGCTGAGGAGTTTGTTCAGTTATTGTAATATAGTCCTTATAAGTTAATATCGCTAACTAATTAGTCCATACGGTCttttaaactatatatttaattccTAAATGTATTAATCCGTTATAACTTAGTCATCAGTtaatttactgtttttttttcaattaatttttttttagtaaatttaataaataaatgagaagtagagaacatcaaaaaattatatttttagtttttgttttcataaaataaagttttcaaTTGCTTTTTGCATTTAGTCCATGGAATGGAAaggaaaagggagaaaaaaaaagtatttcatgcatttttctatttggtttgc
Coding sequences within it:
- the LOC133669178 gene encoding glycerophosphodiester phosphodiesterase GDPD4 isoform X2; translation: MAISTTLGGGGGGGGRRHQPSLLQRYQGRWRNNRFPKLKFSGSRKSFRYIIIILAFVALLPPIFFHFKLRRLHQTQLKKCGWLNDPPLVCAHGARDLQRISGNSTSKVGHLSMKEIKELGVHHQSAQDFHNHTVPTIEDALMLVSSSVRQVILDAKVGPPSYEKGLAKDILAVVERLQCQNCLIWAKSDNLARDLIKLKSNVMVGYIVMVDPDTGMKTKLLRMKGAGVVGVHHPLIDEKLVAILHRRNKKAYAWTVDDVDSMRKMLFEHVDAVVTNNPNLLQQLMQDIRTECREEGFSLPRR
- the LOC133669178 gene encoding glycerophosphodiester phosphodiesterase GDPD4 isoform X1, giving the protein MAISTTLGGGGGGGGRRHQPSLLQRYQGRWRNNRFPKLKFSGSRKSFRYIIIILAFVALLPPIFFHFKLRRLHQTQLKKCGWLNDPPLVCAHGGDSINAFPNTMAAYHLALRSKVDCLEIDVSRSKDGVLFALHDRDLQRISGNSTSKVGHLSMKEIKELGVHHQSAQDFHNHTVPTIEDALMLVSSSVRQVILDAKVGPPSYEKGLAKDILAVVERLQCQNCLIWAKSDNLARDLIKLKSNVMVGYIVMVDPDTGMKTKLLRMKGAGVVGVHHPLIDEKLVAILHRRNKKAYAWTVDDVDSMRKMLFEHVDAVVTNNPNLLQQLMQDIRTECREEGFSLPRR